The segment TTTAGAGAGAGTGCTGCATTGCGGAGATTACGAGTTGCGATACCCGGCATACGAATATCAATCGCTTTTGCTTGCATATGAAGACTTGACTTCGCTCCACGGATAGCTCTATTCGTTTGTGGAGAACGGTAACCACTTAAACCGTGAACTGGCTTGTTAAAGCCTAAACGGAGTCTTAAAGCAAATAGTTGATCAAGTACATTAGGATCATACAGTTTAGAAGTTGTTGTTCTTCTATCTCTTAAAGCCCAAGAGATCTCATCTAATGATTCTCTGATATAGCCTTCTGTAGGTGTCCAGTAAACAGTGCGAGTAGTCTCACCTAATGCGGGCGTATAAATTGTTAATTCACGCTCTTGCGACACCGCTTGTTTCGCTAATGCTGGATTTAATCCGAAGATACCGAAGACAGCTGATCCGGCTAAAACGCCTGTCGCCACTTTCAAAAGATTACGTCTATTATCACATACAAATTCATTATGTTGCTCTATAAAAGACTCTCTGTCCGTAATGATCAATTTACTATCCATGTATCTATAACCCTTGCTTGTTCTACTAACAGACTATTTCATTTAGCCCCTTAGCCTCTATTATCAACTGATTTCCTAAATCGAGAAATCAGTGTAATGTTCATAACCTAAAATTGCAACCTTACAAGCTGTAAATTCATTAAATAATTAGTATAAATTGATCAAGATACTTATCTTATAAATTTATAGTTAATTATCTCATATAATAGTTTGCAAGATTGAGTCCCTTTTTTTATCCGTTGTAACAAGATCTTAAGAGAGGAATGAGATTATCAACCCCTTTCTTAACCACTCTTAAGTGCTTATTTCCCCCAAATGGAGATAAGAATTATTCCAGAAATTTTATTACAAAATATCGATCAAGTGCAACGATTTTTTACCAACATGATAAAATAGGCCTCACCATAATAGAGCCTACATATAAGAGATCTTTAAAATCAAAAAAGAGAATATGCAAAATAGATCACCACAAGATAACGATATCGCACAGATCAAAACTCCTCCTCACTCAATTGAAGCTGAGCAAGCTGTTTTAGGAGGTTTATTACTTGATCGAGATGCGTGGGATAAAATCGATGGGTTGCTATCCCCTAGCGACTTCTATAGTAAAAACCACCGCATTATTTTTGAAGCAATCTACACTCTCTACAATGAGATGCAGACGGTTGATATCTTAACCGTTAGTGATCACCTTAAGCAGAAAGAGGTGCTTGAAGAGATCGGTGGACTTCCCTACCTTGCGACATTAGCACAAGATATGCCCTCTGTAAGCAATATCGCCGCCTATGCCAATATCGTTTATGATCGTTCCGTCATTCGAAAATTGATCGCTGTAGGAACCAATATTGCTGATTCAGGCTTTAATCCCGATGGCCGCAGTAGTAATGAATTGATTCAATTTGCGGAGCAAGCGGTCTTTGCCATTGCAGAGCAAGGAACCAAACAGGATGCCGGCCTTATCGATATCCGTGACGTGCTTAAAAGTACAATCGCACGGATCGATGAGTTAGCCCAATCCCAAGGTGGGGTCACCGGTGCGCCTACCGGTTGGGATCAATTTGATGAGATGACTTCAGGTCTTCAAAATGGAGATATGATCGTTGTTGCCGGACGTCCATCGATGGGTAAAACAACCATTGCAATGAATATGGTTGAACGTGTTGCAATGTATACCAATAAGCCTGTAGCAATCTTCAGCTTAGAGATGCCGGCAGAACAACTTGTTATGAGAATGTTTGCCTCCATCGGTGGTATTGAGCAAGGAAAAATCAGAACCGGTGAACTCAATGAGATTGAGGCGAAAAAGTTAAGTGACGCAACAAAAACACTTGCTCAAACAAAGATCTTTATCGATGATACAAGTGGCTTAAGCCCTTCTGAAATGCGGTCAAGAGCACGTCGCTTACAACGTGATCATGGCCAATTAGGCTTAGTCATGGTGGACTACCTTCAGCTGATGAGCATTCCAGGAATGTCTGATCATCGTGTTGCTGAGGTCTCTGAGATCTCGCGCTCATTAAAGCTGATGGCGAGAGAGCTCAATTGTCCTGTTATTGTTCTATCACAGCTCAACCGTAGCCTTGAGCAACGACCTAATAAACGACCCGTAATGAGTGACCT is part of the Ignatzschineria indica genome and harbors:
- a CDS encoding YcbK family protein, with protein sequence MDSKLIITDRESFIEQHNEFVCDNRRNLLKVATGVLAGSAVFGIFGLNPALAKQAVSQERELTIYTPALGETTRTVYWTPTEGYIRESLDEISWALRDRRTTTSKLYDPNVLDQLFALRLRLGFNKPVHGLSGYRSPQTNRAIRGAKSSLHMQAKAIDIRMPGIATRNLRNAALSLKAGGVGYYSRSAFVHIDSGAVRNWGR
- the dnaB gene encoding replicative DNA helicase, whose product is MQNRSPQDNDIAQIKTPPHSIEAEQAVLGGLLLDRDAWDKIDGLLSPSDFYSKNHRIIFEAIYTLYNEMQTVDILTVSDHLKQKEVLEEIGGLPYLATLAQDMPSVSNIAAYANIVYDRSVIRKLIAVGTNIADSGFNPDGRSSNELIQFAEQAVFAIAEQGTKQDAGLIDIRDVLKSTIARIDELAQSQGGVTGAPTGWDQFDEMTSGLQNGDMIVVAGRPSMGKTTIAMNMVERVAMYTNKPVAIFSLEMPAEQLVMRMFASIGGIEQGKIRTGELNEIEAKKLSDATKTLAQTKIFIDDTSGLSPSEMRSRARRLQRDHGQLGLVMVDYLQLMSIPGMSDHRVAEVSEISRSLKLMARELNCPVIVLSQLNRSLEQRPNKRPVMSDLRDSGAIEQDADLICFVYRDEVYNEDSPEKGIAEIIIAKQRNGPIGTVKLSFQGRYSRFMNLSTRDFADQFIDE